In one Thermanaerovibrio velox DSM 12556 genomic region, the following are encoded:
- a CDS encoding pyruvate carboxylase subunit B: MRNPFDVPKRTIGITETAFRDAHQSIMATRLRTEDMIPIAEVMDQVGYHSMEVWGGATFDACMRFLDEDPWERLREIRRRMPNTKLQMLLRGQNLVGYRHYADDVVREFVKRAIGNGIDIIRVFDALNDLRNMEVAADQVKREGAHLQMAISYTISPVHTLEAFVKQAEDMVSMGADSICIKDMAGLLSPTEAGRLVHAIKSRIGKVPLQVHSHYTSGFAAMTYLASIMAGADVVDCAISPFSMGTSQPATETMVAALAGGPYDTGLSLEKLLPVAEHFSKLREKYSKLIMGVQGVDINILIYQVPGGMYSNLQSQLKEQGALHKLKEVLEEVPRVRKEMGYPPLVTPTSQIVGSQAAANVLVGERWKVVPKEVRQVFQGYYGRTPAPVDPEILKKVLGDEEPITCRPGELLEPELDKARKEVEPWILQPEDVLSYVLFPQVAKDFLPRKYARVTLRDVGLGELKEEAAYPV; this comes from the coding sequence ATGAGGAACCCCTTTGACGTCCCCAAAAGGACCATCGGCATAACCGAGACCGCTTTTAGGGACGCCCACCAGTCCATAATGGCCACCCGTCTTAGGACCGAGGATATGATCCCCATAGCGGAGGTCATGGACCAGGTGGGGTACCACTCCATGGAGGTTTGGGGAGGGGCCACCTTTGACGCCTGCATGAGGTTCCTGGACGAGGACCCATGGGAGAGGCTCCGGGAGATCCGCCGCCGGATGCCCAACACCAAGCTCCAGATGCTCCTTAGGGGTCAGAACCTGGTGGGCTACAGGCACTACGCGGACGACGTGGTGCGGGAGTTTGTAAAGCGCGCCATAGGCAACGGCATAGACATCATAAGGGTATTCGACGCTCTGAACGACTTGAGGAACATGGAGGTGGCGGCGGACCAGGTGAAGCGAGAGGGAGCGCATCTTCAGATGGCCATCTCCTACACCATATCCCCGGTCCACACCCTGGAGGCCTTCGTCAAGCAGGCGGAGGACATGGTGTCCATGGGGGCGGACTCCATATGCATCAAGGACATGGCGGGGCTTTTGTCCCCCACCGAGGCGGGGCGGCTCGTGCACGCCATAAAGTCCCGGATAGGCAAGGTGCCACTGCAGGTTCACAGCCACTACACCAGCGGTTTTGCCGCCATGACGTACCTTGCCTCCATAATGGCCGGGGCGGACGTGGTGGACTGTGCCATATCCCCCTTCTCCATGGGCACCAGCCAGCCCGCCACGGAGACCATGGTGGCGGCCCTTGCGGGAGGACCCTATGACACGGGCCTTTCCCTGGAGAAGCTGCTTCCCGTGGCGGAGCACTTCTCAAAGCTTAGGGAGAAGTACTCCAAGCTCATAATGGGAGTTCAAGGGGTGGACATAAACATCCTCATCTACCAGGTCCCGGGGGGGATGTACTCCAACCTGCAGAGCCAGCTCAAGGAACAGGGGGCCCTTCACAAGCTCAAGGAGGTCCTTGAAGAGGTTCCCAGGGTGAGGAAGGAGATGGGGTATCCTCCCCTGGTGACGCCTACCAGCCAGATAGTGGGAAGTCAGGCGGCGGCCAACGTGCTTGTGGGGGAGAGGTGGAAGGTGGTTCCCAAGGAGGTGCGTCAGGTGTTCCAGGGCTACTACGGCAGGACTCCCGCCCCGGTTGACCCGGAGATACTGAAGAAGGTTCTGGGAGACGAGGAACCCATAACCTGCCGCCCAGGGGAGCTCCTGGAACCGGAGCTTGATAAGGCCAGGAAAGAGGTGGAGCCCTGGATACTTCAACCGGAGGACGTGTTGTCCTACGTTCTTTTCCCCCAGGTGGCCAAGGACTTCCTGCCCCGCAAGTACGCCCGGGTCACCCTGAGGGACGTGGGGCTCGGGGAGCTCAAGGAGGAAGCGGCCTACCCGGTTTAA
- the nifJ gene encoding pyruvate:ferredoxin (flavodoxin) oxidoreductase → MRPKVTLDGNEAAAYVAHATSEVIAIYPITPSSNMGEWADQWSAEGRPNIWGAVPTVVEMQSEAGASGTYHGALQAGALGTTFTASQGLLLMIPNMYKIAGELTSTVMHVSARSVATHALSIFGDHSDVMAARSTGWALLCSGSVQEVMDLALIAQAATLEGRIPILHFFDGFRTSHEVAKVEQVTYDDMRAMVDDDLVRAHRERALNPDDPIIRGTAQNPDTFFQSMESRNPYYMAMPDTVQRAMDKFAKIVGRQYRLFDYVGAKDAEKVIIMMGSGAEVAHECVDYLVERGEKVGLIKVRLFRPFSVEHLLRALPATVRSVAVLDRCKEPGAGGEPLYKDVVEALANRPEIMVVGGRYGLSSKDFTPAMVKGVFDELDRLEPRNGFTVGIEDDVTYLSIDYDPSFVTEDPKTVRCLFYGLGSDGTVGANKNSIKIIGEETDYNAQGYFVYDSKKSGGLTISHLRFGPKPIRGSYLVGSANFVACHQFSFIERLNVLKRAAKGGVFLLNSPYGPDEVWDHLPKTIQREIIEKQLKFYVIDAVSIAKETGMGGRINTIMQTCFFAISGVLPKDEAIEQIKKSIKKTYGKKGDAVVQKNIEAVDATLAHLHEVKVPDKVTSTFDLKPPMSEWAPCFVKEVLGPMLIDEADSVPVSALPPDGTYPTGTSQYEKRNIAIDIPVWDPEVCVQCGKCSLACPHAAIRAKVYDPKFLEGAPKTFKSADAKWKDFQGMKYTVQVAPEDCIGCGLCVQNCPAKNKANPEWKAINMEFKLPLRDQEAENWDYFLALPDVDRSKLNKSTVKDIQLLRPLFEFSGACGGCGETPYLKLASALFGDRMMVANATGCSSIYCGNLPTTPWTYNDLGRGPTWNNSLFEDCAEFGLGFRLALDQKADYAKILLKRLAPQIGDELVTAILEARQVTEEEIEAQRERVAILEDKLCEIGTPEAVELLSVAYALVKKSVWIVGGDGWAYDIGYGGLDHVISMNKNVNILVLDTEVYSNTGGQMSKSTPRGAVAKFAAGGKRTGKKDLALMAMTYGHVYVARVAMGANDSQCVKAFLEAEAYDGPSLIIAYSHCINHGFDLRYGFEQQKRAVESGHWILMRYNPELAKEGKNPLILDSKEPTLPLKDYVYNETRYNSLKKMHPEVAEALLAEEEKELRQRWRLYKHLAEMPVEG, encoded by the coding sequence ATGCGACCGAAGGTTACGCTGGATGGCAACGAAGCGGCGGCCTACGTGGCCCACGCGACGAGCGAGGTCATAGCCATCTATCCCATCACCCCGTCGTCTAACATGGGGGAGTGGGCGGATCAGTGGAGCGCCGAGGGCAGGCCCAACATATGGGGCGCGGTTCCTACGGTGGTGGAGATGCAGAGCGAGGCTGGCGCCAGCGGGACCTACCACGGGGCCCTTCAGGCGGGAGCTTTGGGCACCACCTTCACCGCCTCTCAGGGGCTTCTCCTGATGATCCCCAACATGTACAAGATAGCCGGTGAGCTCACCAGCACTGTTATGCACGTGTCCGCCAGGTCCGTGGCGACTCACGCGCTCTCCATCTTCGGTGATCACTCGGACGTCATGGCCGCTAGGTCCACCGGTTGGGCCCTCTTGTGCTCCGGCTCCGTCCAGGAGGTTATGGACCTTGCGCTCATAGCCCAGGCGGCCACGTTGGAGGGGCGCATTCCCATCCTCCACTTCTTCGACGGCTTCAGGACCAGCCATGAGGTGGCCAAGGTGGAGCAGGTCACCTACGATGACATGAGGGCCATGGTGGACGATGACCTTGTGCGGGCCCACCGGGAGCGGGCTCTTAACCCCGATGACCCCATAATCCGCGGGACCGCCCAGAACCCCGACACCTTCTTCCAGTCCATGGAGTCCAGGAACCCCTACTACATGGCCATGCCCGACACGGTGCAGCGGGCGATGGACAAGTTCGCCAAGATAGTGGGGCGCCAGTACCGGCTGTTCGACTACGTGGGTGCCAAGGACGCGGAGAAGGTAATAATAATGATGGGATCCGGCGCCGAGGTGGCCCACGAGTGCGTGGACTACCTGGTTGAGCGGGGCGAGAAGGTGGGGCTCATCAAGGTCCGGCTTTTCAGGCCCTTCAGCGTGGAGCACCTCCTGCGGGCCCTTCCCGCCACCGTGAGGTCCGTGGCGGTGCTTGACCGCTGCAAGGAGCCCGGCGCCGGCGGCGAGCCCCTGTACAAGGACGTGGTGGAGGCCCTCGCCAACCGGCCGGAGATAATGGTGGTGGGCGGCCGTTACGGGCTGTCCTCCAAGGACTTCACCCCCGCCATGGTGAAGGGGGTCTTCGACGAGCTGGATCGTCTGGAGCCCCGGAACGGCTTCACCGTGGGCATAGAGGACGACGTGACCTACCTCTCCATCGACTACGATCCCTCCTTCGTCACCGAGGATCCCAAGACCGTCAGGTGCCTGTTCTACGGCCTTGGCTCCGACGGGACCGTGGGGGCCAACAAGAACTCCATAAAGATCATAGGCGAGGAGACCGACTACAACGCCCAGGGCTACTTCGTCTACGACTCCAAGAAGTCCGGCGGCCTTACCATAAGCCATCTCCGGTTTGGACCCAAGCCCATCAGGGGCTCCTACCTGGTGGGCAGCGCCAACTTCGTGGCGTGTCATCAGTTCTCCTTCATAGAGCGGCTTAACGTGCTGAAGAGGGCCGCCAAGGGTGGGGTGTTCCTGCTCAACAGCCCCTACGGGCCCGATGAGGTCTGGGACCACCTGCCCAAGACCATTCAGAGGGAGATCATAGAGAAGCAGCTCAAGTTCTACGTGATAGATGCGGTTTCCATCGCCAAGGAGACCGGCATGGGAGGCCGCATCAACACCATCATGCAGACCTGCTTCTTCGCCATAAGCGGGGTGCTCCCCAAGGACGAGGCCATAGAGCAGATAAAGAAGTCCATCAAGAAGACCTACGGCAAGAAGGGCGACGCGGTGGTACAGAAGAACATCGAGGCGGTGGATGCCACCCTTGCCCACCTGCACGAGGTGAAGGTGCCCGACAAGGTTACCAGCACCTTCGACCTTAAGCCCCCCATGTCCGAGTGGGCCCCCTGCTTCGTGAAGGAGGTCCTGGGGCCCATGCTCATAGACGAGGCGGACTCGGTCCCCGTTTCCGCCCTGCCCCCCGACGGGACCTACCCCACCGGCACTTCTCAGTACGAGAAGCGCAACATAGCCATAGACATTCCCGTGTGGGACCCCGAGGTGTGCGTCCAGTGCGGCAAGTGCTCCCTGGCGTGCCCCCACGCGGCCATAAGGGCCAAGGTGTACGATCCCAAGTTCCTGGAGGGGGCCCCTAAGACCTTCAAGTCCGCGGACGCCAAGTGGAAGGACTTCCAGGGCATGAAGTACACCGTGCAGGTGGCGCCGGAGGACTGCATAGGCTGCGGGCTTTGCGTACAGAACTGCCCCGCCAAGAACAAGGCCAACCCGGAGTGGAAGGCCATAAACATGGAGTTCAAGCTGCCCTTGAGGGACCAGGAGGCGGAGAACTGGGACTACTTCCTGGCCCTTCCGGACGTGGACAGGAGCAAGCTGAACAAGTCCACCGTTAAGGACATCCAGCTCCTGCGCCCCCTCTTCGAGTTCTCCGGGGCCTGCGGCGGCTGCGGCGAGACCCCGTACCTGAAGCTGGCCTCCGCCCTCTTCGGAGACAGGATGATGGTGGCCAACGCCACGGGCTGCTCCTCCATATACTGTGGCAACCTGCCCACCACCCCCTGGACCTACAACGACCTTGGCAGGGGCCCCACATGGAACAACTCCCTCTTCGAGGACTGCGCCGAGTTCGGCCTTGGGTTCCGGCTCGCGTTGGACCAGAAGGCGGACTATGCGAAGATCCTCCTCAAGAGGCTTGCTCCCCAGATAGGGGATGAGCTGGTCACCGCCATATTGGAGGCCCGGCAGGTCACCGAGGAGGAGATAGAGGCCCAGCGGGAGCGGGTGGCCATACTGGAGGACAAGCTCTGTGAGATAGGGACCCCCGAGGCGGTGGAGCTGCTGTCCGTGGCCTACGCGCTGGTGAAGAAGAGCGTGTGGATCGTGGGCGGCGACGGCTGGGCCTACGACATCGGCTACGGCGGGTTGGACCACGTGATATCCATGAACAAGAACGTGAACATCCTGGTGCTTGACACGGAGGTCTACTCCAACACCGGAGGCCAGATGTCCAAGTCCACCCCGAGGGGTGCGGTGGCTAAGTTCGCCGCCGGGGGCAAGAGGACCGGCAAGAAGGACCTGGCTCTCATGGCCATGACCTACGGCCACGTGTACGTGGCTAGGGTGGCCATGGGGGCTAACGACAGCCAGTGCGTGAAGGCCTTCCTGGAGGCGGAGGCTTACGACGGTCCGTCTCTAATCATCGCCTACAGCCACTGCATCAACCACGGCTTCGACCTGAGGTACGGGTTCGAGCAGCAGAAGCGGGCGGTGGAGTCCGGGCACTGGATCTTGATGCGCTACAACCCGGAGCTTGCCAAGGAGGGGAAGAACCCCCTAATATTGGACAGCAAGGAGCCCACCCTGCCGCTCAAGGACTACGTGTACAACGAGACCCGCTACAACTCGCTCAAGAAGATGCACCCCGAGGTGGCGGAGGCCCTATTGGCGGAGGAGGAGAAGGAGCTTCGCCAGCGCTGGCGCCTCTACAAACACCTGGCGGAGATGCCCGTGGAGGGCTAG